GCTGGGTCTGGATTTTCCGTCTCGCACCGCTTTCCATGCTCCTCGGCGCACTGGTGTTGTTGCTATTCGTTTCTGAGCGGCCGGAGGCTCGGCATCTGCCGGCCACGGAAAAATCGGAAGACGCAGCATCGCCTGCCGAGCCGGAAGATGAATTGACGAGCGCGCAGCGCTACGCGCTAGTGATGAAGAACTGGAAGCTCTACATCACAGGTTTAGCGATCGGCTTTCAGAACGCCGCACGGTATGCCTTGGTGGTCTGGGTGCCGGTCCATTTTCTCGGCATGGACTGGAAGAGCTCATCGGCGCTGATCGACCCGAAGTGGATCACGGTCGCGTTACCGGTGGGCATGGCGCTCGGCTCGCTGTCGAATAGCTGGATCTCGGACGTGCTGTTCCAGGGGCGCCGCTATATGGCGATCGTCTGGTACATGGTGCTGGCTTGCGCGACTGCAATCTTCATGATGTTCATACCTCACGGCAGTATGCTTGCGATCGTGCTTCTGTTTTTATGCGGCTTTTTTGTCTTTGGGCCGGCGTCTTCGTTCTGGGCCCTGTGTCCTGATATTTTCGGGCGCCGCGCTGCGGGTACAGCGACAGGCGTGCTCAACACCATGTCGTACATGTTCGCTGGCGTCGGCGAACCGGTGATCGGGCGCATTATCGATACGACCGGCCATACGTCGATCATCTTTCCGATTGTCGCGGGGCTCTGTGCAGCAAGCGCGGTAATGTCGATGCTGATTAAACGGTGATCGAGTCGGCCAGCGTAGGCCGCTTTCGAGAGGCGAACATGACACGGTCGCAGCCGAGCATGGTGGGTATTTATATTCGACCAAAGAGGTTGTCGTTCAGGAACCACATCGATCGGTGCTGAAAATTCGAGGAGCTTGCACCACGTTCGCGATACGCGTGACAGCTTGCCCTCGACCCGGTCCGGTCGTCTCAAAAAAGTCTTTGCACATGTCTGAGAAGTCAGATATATTCTTGATCAGAAACAGAGATATCAGGAATGGACCACTACTTCGACGATTTTTTTTGGCCCGGTCAGAGCATCCTCTTTGCGTTGAGCAAAGCACGCCACCTGCTCACGGCGGAAATGGATGTAGCGCTTTCGGGCACCGGCGTCACCAGTTCGCAGGTCGGCGTGCTGCTGCTCCTGTCGCGGGACAGGGCGCACACCTCGGTGGGATTGTCCAGGCTGCTTGGCATCGATTCAGGATTCGTCACACGGATGCTCGACCGGCTGGAAAGGCGGGGTCTAGTGCGCCGGTCTCGCGACAGCGTGGACCGGCGGGTGGTGAGCCTGACGCTGACCGAAGCAGGGCGCGATGTCGCTACGCGGATCGCGGAGATTGCGCCAGCGATGTTGAACCGGCGCCTATCGGGCTTTACCGCACTGGAATTTGCAACCTTGTGCAGGCTCCTCAACAAGTTGCTGGAAGAGTAGGCCGTTTTTTTTGCTCAAATATCTGACATATCAGATAAATGGTGCCGGTTTCAGGACAACCGACCGTCACACCCCTTAAAGGACGCAACATGAATCCGCCGAAACACGCGAGCGCTCCGGCGCCATTGGTTGGCTGGCAGTTCGCACTGGGCACATTCGCCGTGGCGCTCGCCACCTTCATGAATGTGCTGGACTCGTCGATCGCCAACGTCGCGATCCCGACGCTCTCCGGCGACCTCGGCGTGTCGGTCGACGAAGGCACGTGGGTCATCACGATGTTCTCCGCGGCCAACGCGGTGTCGATTCCGCTGACCGGCTGGCTCACGCAGCGAGTTGGGCAGGTGAAGCTCTTCGTGGCCGCGATCCTGCTGTTCGTGGTGTCGTCCGCGGCGTGCGGCCTCGCGCCGAACCTGCCCGTGCTGCTCGTGGCGCGCATCGTGCAAGGCGCGGTGGCGGGGCCGCTGGTGCCGCTGTCGCAATCGCTCCTGCTCGCTTCGTTTCCGCGGGAAAAAAGCTCGAGCGCGCTGTCGCTGTGGGCGATGACCGCAACGGTCGGGCCGATCGCCGGGCCGGCTCTTGGCGGCTGGATCACCGACAACTACAACTGGTCGTGGATCTTCTACATCAACGTGCCCGTCGGCCTCTTCGCCGCCGCGGTGATCTGGGTGCTCTACCGCAAGAGCGAAACGCCGTCGCGCAAGCTGCCGGTCGACAAGATGGGGCTCATCTCGCTGATCGTCTGGGTGGGTGCGCTGCAGGTCATGCTCGACAAGGGCAAGGATCTCGACTGGTTCAATTCACCAGTGATCTGGGCGCTCACGATTGTCGCGCTGGTCGGGTTCGTGTTCTTCCTGATCTGGGAGCTGACCGAGGCGAAGCCGATCATCGACCTGCGCCTGTTTAAAGGACGCAACTTCCTGGGCGGCACCATCGCGATATCGGTCGCGTACGCAGTCTTCTTCGCCAACCTTGTGATCTTGCCGACGTGGATTCAGGAGTACCTGGGCTACCGGGCTGTCGACGCCGGCATGGTGACTGCGCCGCTCGGCATCTTCGCCGTGCTCCTTGCGCCGGTGATGGGCAAGGTCATGCCGAAATCGGACGTGCGGGTGCTGGCGACGCTCGCGTTCCTGGGTTTCGCCGGTGTGTTCTTCATGCGCTCGCTCTACACCACGGACGTTGACCCCTACACGCTCGTGTTGCCCACGCTGCTGCAAGGCATCCCGATGGCGCTGTTCTTCACGCCGCTCACGGCGATCATCCTCTCGGGTCTGCCGCAGGAGAAGATCCCGGCGGCCGCGGGCCTGTCGAACTTCGCGCGGATCTTCGCCGGCGCGGCGGGCACGTCGCTCATGAGCACCATCTGGAACGACCGGACGATCCTGCACCATTCGCAGCTTGCCGAGCAGACTAGCGTGAACAACCCGAACTACGTGCACGCGCTTGCCGGTATTCAGACGACGCTGCATGCGAGTCTCTTCAAAGCCCAGGCCTTTTTCGAAACGCAATTGAGCGCGCAGGCGTCGATGCTCGGCCTGAATGATGTGTTCTGGCTGTCGGCGGTGATCTTTGTCGTGATCATTCCGCTCATCTGGATCACCAAGCCCAGCAGGGACGGTGCGAAGAACGCAGCGGGCGCGGGCGGTCACTGAGCAACGCGTTGCCCGGACGGGAAGAAATCGCAAAATTATTCTTGCCAGAATCTGACTTAGCAGTTATTGTGTGAGTCACACACATTGAGGCTGCGCCATGAAGCACTATACGTCTGAAAATTTCTCCCTGACGCAAAGCGTCGGGTTCCTGCTGACCAAGGCTCGCAACCTGATCACGACGGAAATGGACACGGCCCTCAAGGATCTCGACATCACCGGCCCGCAGATGGGCATTCTGCTTGCGATGCAACGCGGCCTGGCCTCCACGCCGTTCGAGCTCTCGAAGATCTTGTCCGTCGACACCGGGCTGATGACGCGGATGTTGGACAAGCTGGAAACGAAGGGGTTGCTGGAACGCTCGCGCAGCGTGGATGATCGCCGGGTGGTTAACCTGGTGCTGACAAAGAAGGGCAAAGAAATAGCGGCCGAGATTCCGACTATCGCACCGGACGTGCTGAACATGCGGTTGAAGAAGTTCACGAAGGCGGAGTTCGAAGAACTGTGCCGTCTGCTGAATAAGTTCATCGGAGAGTGAGCGCTGCGGCGCTCCCCTTTTTTTAACCATGAATCTGACAGGTCAGAAAATGAAAGCGCAGATTAATCATTCCGGTCGCGGTGTCCGTGCAGTGAGGGCGGGGCTGTCGGCGATCCTGGTGGCGATGCTCTCGGCATGTGCCAACTATGCGGGCATTCACAGCGACAAGCAGATGGCCCAGCCGCAACAGTTCGAGACGACGCAAAGCCTGCCGGCCGAAAGCGGTCACTGGCCGGCGGCCGACTGGGCCGACCAGTTCGGCGACGCACAACTGAAAGGCTTGCTTGAGGAAGCGCTCAAGGGCAGCCCGACGATTGCGCAGGCGCGTGCCCGCCTTGCCGGGGCGCAAGCCTATGCGGACACCGCGAAGGCCAGCACCATGCCGCGGGTCGACGCTGAGTACTCGCTGACGCGCCAGCAGTTCAGCGGCACGGCGGAAGTGCCGCCGCCCTACGCGGGCAGCTGGCAAACCCAGAACAGCGGACTGCTGAGTGCTTCATACGATCTGGATCTGTGGGGCAAGAATCGCGAATCGATGAAGGCGGCGATCTCCCAGGTGCAGGCGAGCGAGGCCGACGCGGAAGTCGTCAAGCTCACGCTCACGACCGCGGTCGCCCGCACCTATAACGAGTTTGCGCGGCTTTATGTGCTGCGCGATATCGCCCAGCAGGAAGTCGAGCGCCGCGAACAGATCGATCGCATCACGGCAGGCCGCATCGCAACCGGGCTCGATACCGAAGTCGAACGCAAGACGGCGCAGGCTAACCTCGCGACCGCCCGCTCGGCGCGCGCCGCACTCGACGGCAGCATCCTCACGACCCGCTACCAGTTGGCCGCGCTCATGGGCGAAGGTCCGGACCGCGGACTCTCGATCGCGCGGCCTGCGCTTGGCGTGGGCGACGAGGTGCGCTTGCCTAACAACCTGCCCGCCGACCTCGTGAGCCGCCGCCCGGACATCGTCGCGGCCCGCTGGCGCGTCGATGCGATCACGCACGAAGTGAAGGAAGCGAAGGCCGAGTTCTACCCAGACATCAATCTGAGCGCTGCGATCGGCCTGGACGCGTTCGGCTTCGGCCGCTTCCTGACGGCGGCGAGCCGCACGGCCAACGTGGGTCCGGCGATCAATCTGCCGATCTTCGACGCGGGTGCGCTGCGTGCGCAATTGAAGGGCCGTTACGCCGATTTCGACGACGCCGTCGCGACCTACAACCAGACCCTGGTCACCGCTTTGAGCAACGTGGCGACGCAACTCGCGCAGATCCGTTCGAGCGACGTGCAGCTTGGCGACGCGCAAGTGGCGCAACAAGCCGCACGCGAGGCCGACGAGCTGGCGATCACGCAGTACAAGGGCGGCCTGACGAATCAGCTGACCGTGCTCAACGCCGACATGAACGCTCTGCAGGCCGATCAGGCCGTCGCTAACCTGCTGATGAACCGGCGCGACCAGCAGATCGCGCTCGCATCGGCGCTGGGCGGCGGCTATGTTGATACGTCATCCGAATCAATACGCAGTGCGGATTCAGCCGCACCTTCCCACGCCGTCGTCGCCGCGCGTTGAACCGGCACGTTCGCACACTCTCTGGAGAATTCACATGAGCGATAGCATTACGGCCGACCGCACGAGCGCGGACCCGGCACAATCGAATAGCAGCGGTGCGCACGGTGCCCCCGCCGGAACCTCGCCGAACGCGCCGTCGCCCGGCGCATCGTCAAAGCGCAAGCTGTGGCTCGCGCTGCTGGGCATCGGGGTCGTGGTCGCGGGTGCTGCGTATGGCGCGTACTACTTCACGTATGGGCAATATCACCAGTCGACTGACGACGCGTATGTCAACGGCAACCTCGTGCAGCTCACGCCGCAGGTGACTGGCACCGTCAACGCGGTCGACACGGACGACACGCAGATCGTGAAAGCGGGCGACCCGGTCGTCACGCTGGACCCGGCCGATTCGAAGATCGCACTGCTGAATGCCGAGGCGGCGCTCGGCCAAGCCGTGCGCCAGGTGAGTACGCTCTACGTGAACAACGACTACTACGCGGCCAACGTCGCGCAGCGCGAGTCGGACCTGGCCCGCGCGCAGGACGATTTGAAGCGCCGTGTCGCGGTGGCCAGCACCGGCGCGGTGTCGGCGGAAGACGTCGCGCACGCCCACGACGCCGTGACCGCTGCTCAGGCAGCGCTCGACGCAGCTCGCCAGCAGGCGCAATCGAACCGCGCGCTGACCGACCGCACGTCGATCGAACAGCATCCGGATGTGCGAGCCGCCGCCGCCAAGCTCCGCGACGCCTATCTCGAGTACGCGCGCAATACGCTGCCCGCGCCGGTGACGGGCTACGTCGCGCAACGCTCGGTGCAAGTCGGCCAACGCGTCGCGCCGGGCACGCCGCTGATGTCGATCGTGCCGCTCGACGGAGTGTGGGTCGATGCGAACTTCAAGGAAGTGCAACTGCGCCGGATGCGCATCGGCCAGCCGGTCACGATGACGGCGGATGTGTACGGCTCGAGCGTCAAGTATCACGGACGGGTGATCGGCTTCTCGGCGGGTACGGGCAGCGCGTTTGCGACGCTGCCGGCGCAGAACGCGACCGGCAACTGGATCAAGATCGTGCAGCGCTTGCCGGTGCGTATCGCACTTGACCCGAAAGAGCTGGCGGCACATCCGCTTCGCATTGGGTTGTCGATGGTGGTCGACGCCGACACGCGTGACAATTCCGGCACGCAGCTCGGCGCTGCTGTGAACACGACCTATCACACCGATGTTTTTGCGCAGTATGGCGAGCAAGCCGACGCGGAGATCGCGAAGATTATCGAGCAAAACGAAGTGACGGTGCCGGAGAAGGTGACAACGTCGGTTGCCAGGAAGATGGCGATGCGGGACCAGGCGCGCGGTTAGGGTTGACGTGGACTCTTAACGACGGTGGCGCAGGACGGCGCCGCCTGTCACGCTCAAGTGTCATTGCCTGCTCGAATGCGTCGTCAGCGAACATCGCGATTGGGCAGGTTTATTTGTCATGACAAATGCTAAGCATGACTTATCGCGTGCTGCGGTCTCGCCCGCTAGATAGCGCTAACGATCGTCGTCACCCATTCGACGAATAATGCCTATTGCCGCAAACGCTATCCCAACGAACCATGACGGAAAGAAGTGAAGGAACAAGGCGGGGACGGCGAAATTTGCGCCGTAAGCTTTGAAGAATGGCGCGTACTCGGGCATGTCCTTAACGCCCATTCAATCCGGATCGAGCCATGTTTGAACTGCTGCCGCTTTCAGACGGGGCGAAGGTTTGCATCGATATAAACGGAGCAGCGCATGTCGCTGCCGGTCATTTGAACGTCGCGGCCGCGATGCTTGAGGCAGGGGTGCAGGCGTGCCGGGCAACTCCCGTGAGCGGCCTGCCGCGTGGGGTGACGGCGCTGATCAACACGTTGAATGGCGTGTTCGGCGGCAAGTTCGAAATACCTGAACAACGTCGTCGAGCAGGATCACCGGGCCATCAAACGCATCATCGAACCGATGATGGGGTTCAAGGATTTTCGGTGTGCGCGCATCATCCTGTCTGGCATAGAGATCGCGCACATGATCCGCAAGGGACAGATGTGTGACGATGGCGTTGCATCGACTGCTGCCGAACAATTCTATTCTCTCGTGATGTAAGCAATCCTCCTCATCTCAGGCGACTGATCGTCGCATCGTCCTTAACGCGACACAACCCGCCGTAGGCATTGGTCGCATCGATGATGGTCTTGCCCTTCCAAGTGGGCAGCGCCTTCGCGACATCCCGGTGCGACTCGAAACGGACAGCCAAAAAGACCATGTCCGCCTTGACCGCTTCCGCCATTTTTTTGGGAATGATTGTGGGGCCGATCGCGGCCGCAGCGGATGCAAAGCTTTCCGGGTCGCGAGTGGTTGCAACGGATACTTCGATGCCGCTTCGGGCAAACGCCTTAGCAAAAGCCTGGCCGATCTTGCCGAAGCCGATAATTGCGCAGCTCATACGTTATCCTTAGTTTTACCACGCCCTACGGGTTCCGAATATCGAATGGAGCGCCGTAGGGCGTAGCGCGTCAGAGTTGCGCCAGGCCGCCGTCAACGGCGACCTCGCTGGCGG
Above is a window of Caballeronia sp. SBC1 DNA encoding:
- a CDS encoding MarR family winged helix-turn-helix transcriptional regulator, which produces MKHYTSENFSLTQSVGFLLTKARNLITTEMDTALKDLDITGPQMGILLAMQRGLASTPFELSKILSVDTGLMTRMLDKLETKGLLERSRSVDDRRVVNLVLTKKGKEIAAEIPTIAPDVLNMRLKKFTKAEFEELCRLLNKFIGE
- a CDS encoding HlyD family efflux transporter periplasmic adaptor subunit; protein product: MSDSITADRTSADPAQSNSSGAHGAPAGTSPNAPSPGASSKRKLWLALLGIGVVVAGAAYGAYYFTYGQYHQSTDDAYVNGNLVQLTPQVTGTVNAVDTDDTQIVKAGDPVVTLDPADSKIALLNAEAALGQAVRQVSTLYVNNDYYAANVAQRESDLARAQDDLKRRVAVASTGAVSAEDVAHAHDAVTAAQAALDAARQQAQSNRALTDRTSIEQHPDVRAAAAKLRDAYLEYARNTLPAPVTGYVAQRSVQVGQRVAPGTPLMSIVPLDGVWVDANFKEVQLRRMRIGQPVTMTADVYGSSVKYHGRVIGFSAGTGSAFATLPAQNATGNWIKIVQRLPVRIALDPKELAAHPLRIGLSMVVDADTRDNSGTQLGAAVNTTYHTDVFAQYGEQADAEIAKIIEQNEVTVPEKVTTSVARKMAMRDQARG
- a CDS encoding MFS transporter, with protein sequence MPSDIPDALQYTSIKGGTTFAQYKWRALIGVTFCYLFYYTGRQTLGFAVAGIQHDYGLSKYEIGWISATMLWCYAGGQFINGNLGDKLGGKTMMIAGAVLSVAANWLFSFGHTFLFFLLAWGLNGYFQSMGFAPGSRLLSNWWDHKHRGFVYGVYVGFSGFSSVLAYVFPVVILGTMQLGWVWIFRLAPLSMLLGALVLLLFVSERPEARHLPATEKSEDAASPAEPEDELTSAQRYALVMKNWKLYITGLAIGFQNAARYALVVWVPVHFLGMDWKSSSALIDPKWITVALPVGMALGSLSNSWISDVLFQGRRYMAIVWYMVLACATAIFMMFIPHGSMLAIVLLFLCGFFVFGPASSFWALCPDIFGRRAAGTATGVLNTMSYMFAGVGEPVIGRIIDTTGHTSIIFPIVAGLCAASAVMSMLIKR
- a CDS encoding MarR family winged helix-turn-helix transcriptional regulator, whose amino-acid sequence is MDHYFDDFFWPGQSILFALSKARHLLTAEMDVALSGTGVTSSQVGVLLLLSRDRAHTSVGLSRLLGIDSGFVTRMLDRLERRGLVRRSRDSVDRRVVSLTLTEAGRDVATRIAEIAPAMLNRRLSGFTALEFATLCRLLNKLLEE
- a CDS encoding DHA2 family efflux MFS transporter permease subunit; this translates as MNPPKHASAPAPLVGWQFALGTFAVALATFMNVLDSSIANVAIPTLSGDLGVSVDEGTWVITMFSAANAVSIPLTGWLTQRVGQVKLFVAAILLFVVSSAACGLAPNLPVLLVARIVQGAVAGPLVPLSQSLLLASFPREKSSSALSLWAMTATVGPIAGPALGGWITDNYNWSWIFYINVPVGLFAAAVIWVLYRKSETPSRKLPVDKMGLISLIVWVGALQVMLDKGKDLDWFNSPVIWALTIVALVGFVFFLIWELTEAKPIIDLRLFKGRNFLGGTIAISVAYAVFFANLVILPTWIQEYLGYRAVDAGMVTAPLGIFAVLLAPVMGKVMPKSDVRVLATLAFLGFAGVFFMRSLYTTDVDPYTLVLPTLLQGIPMALFFTPLTAIILSGLPQEKIPAAAGLSNFARIFAGAAGTSLMSTIWNDRTILHHSQLAEQTSVNNPNYVHALAGIQTTLHASLFKAQAFFETQLSAQASMLGLNDVFWLSAVIFVVIIPLIWITKPSRDGAKNAAGAGGH
- a CDS encoding efflux transporter outer membrane subunit, which gives rise to MKAQINHSGRGVRAVRAGLSAILVAMLSACANYAGIHSDKQMAQPQQFETTQSLPAESGHWPAADWADQFGDAQLKGLLEEALKGSPTIAQARARLAGAQAYADTAKASTMPRVDAEYSLTRQQFSGTAEVPPPYAGSWQTQNSGLLSASYDLDLWGKNRESMKAAISQVQASEADAEVVKLTLTTAVARTYNEFARLYVLRDIAQQEVERREQIDRITAGRIATGLDTEVERKTAQANLATARSARAALDGSILTTRYQLAALMGEGPDRGLSIARPALGVGDEVRLPNNLPADLVSRRPDIVAARWRVDAITHEVKEAKAEFYPDINLSAAIGLDAFGFGRFLTAASRTANVGPAINLPIFDAGALRAQLKGRYADFDDAVATYNQTLVTALSNVATQLAQIRSSDVQLGDAQVAQQAAREADELAITQYKGGLTNQLTVLNADMNALQADQAVANLLMNRRDQQIALASALGGGYVDTSSESIRSADSAAPSHAVVAAR